The Cystobacter fuscus DSM 2262 genome includes a region encoding these proteins:
- a CDS encoding DUF1697 domain-containing protein: protein MSRIILLLRGVNVGGHRKVPMEQLRQTCRDIGFGDVESYIQSGNLVVTAPGGADEAAAMLEAALQQRFGFAVDVIARTARQWAAYAAGSPFPDAAEKQPNLLHLALSKQKPRPGAVAALRERASAGELIEAAGDALWVLYSNGVAGTKLGPAVLDKAVGSPVTARNWRTVLKLHELVKGLPA from the coding sequence ATGTCCCGGATCATCCTGCTTCTTCGCGGCGTCAACGTGGGCGGTCATCGCAAGGTGCCCATGGAGCAGCTCCGTCAGACGTGCCGCGACATCGGCTTCGGCGACGTCGAGAGCTACATCCAGAGTGGCAACCTCGTCGTCACCGCTCCTGGGGGCGCGGATGAAGCCGCCGCGATGCTCGAGGCGGCGCTGCAACAGCGCTTCGGCTTCGCGGTGGATGTGATCGCCCGGACCGCCCGGCAGTGGGCGGCCTATGCCGCCGGCAGCCCCTTCCCGGACGCCGCCGAGAAGCAGCCGAACCTCCTGCACCTGGCGCTGTCCAAGCAGAAGCCCAGGCCGGGCGCGGTCGCCGCGCTTCGCGAGCGCGCCAGTGCTGGCGAGCTGATCGAGGCCGCGGGCGACGCGCTCTGGGTGCTGTATTCCAACGGCGTGGCTGGGACGAAGCTCGGCCCGGCGGTGCTCGACAAGGCCGTGGGCTCCCCCGTTACCGCGCGCAACTGGAGGACGGTGCTGAAGCTACACGAGCTGGTGAAGGGCTTGCCCGCCTGA
- a CDS encoding MDR family MFS transporter: MRTTQRPLTTLALALCLFMAALEMTVVSTAMPTVVSDLGGLHSYAWVFTAYMLASTITVPIYGKLSDLYGRKPVLLFGVGLFLVGSIASGLATSMGMLIAFRTLQGLGAGAMQPVALTVVGDLYTLEQRARVQGAFSAVWGIAGLVGPLTGGLIVKYLTWHWIFFVNVPIGVGAMFLLGVFFHERVERKPQRLDIAGAVLLSAGVVLLLIGVQGMEHQLPALLGAGVLLAAFVFVELRAAEPLLPMSLFRIPAIAISSVAGALFSSAQFGATTYVPLYVQAVLGGSPTLAGGMITPMIVGWPLASLLAGRLILRMGFRPLIIGGFGMAGAGTALMALLLKPGASLLVPEVAMGVFGLGLGFASTSLLIAVQTSVGWELRGVATASNMFFRTIGGALGVGLMGGVMVSKLMEDPHIPLSAANQILSPDHGRGLAPEVLRTLGDALGRGLSLNFWLICASALGAFSAGLFFPRTRRPTPTTLPSSDAVAPH; encoded by the coding sequence ATGCGGACCACGCAACGCCCCCTGACTACCCTGGCCCTCGCCCTGTGTCTCTTCATGGCGGCCCTGGAGATGACGGTCGTCTCCACGGCCATGCCCACGGTGGTCAGCGACCTGGGCGGGCTGCACAGCTACGCGTGGGTCTTCACCGCGTACATGCTCGCCTCCACCATCACCGTCCCCATCTACGGCAAGCTCTCGGATCTCTACGGCCGCAAGCCCGTGCTCCTCTTCGGCGTGGGCCTGTTCCTCGTGGGCTCCATCGCCAGTGGCCTGGCCACGTCCATGGGCATGCTCATCGCCTTCCGCACGCTCCAGGGGCTCGGGGCGGGCGCCATGCAGCCCGTGGCGCTCACCGTGGTGGGGGACCTCTACACGCTCGAGCAGCGCGCCCGCGTCCAGGGGGCCTTCAGCGCCGTGTGGGGCATCGCCGGCCTGGTGGGTCCCCTCACCGGCGGGCTCATCGTGAAGTACCTCACCTGGCATTGGATCTTCTTCGTCAACGTCCCCATCGGCGTGGGCGCGATGTTCCTGCTCGGCGTCTTCTTCCATGAGCGCGTCGAGCGCAAACCCCAGCGGCTGGACATCGCGGGGGCGGTGCTGCTCTCCGCGGGCGTGGTGCTGCTGCTCATCGGGGTGCAGGGCATGGAGCACCAGCTCCCCGCGCTCCTGGGGGCGGGGGTGCTGCTCGCCGCCTTCGTGTTCGTGGAGCTCCGGGCGGCCGAGCCCCTCCTGCCGATGTCGCTCTTCCGGATTCCCGCCATCGCCATCTCCTCGGTGGCCGGAGCGCTCTTCTCCTCCGCGCAGTTCGGTGCCACCACCTACGTGCCGCTGTACGTGCAGGCCGTGCTGGGCGGCTCGCCCACGCTGGCCGGAGGGATGATCACCCCGATGATCGTCGGCTGGCCCCTGGCGAGCCTCCTGGCGGGGCGGCTCATCCTCCGGATGGGCTTCCGCCCGCTCATCATCGGCGGTTTCGGGATGGCGGGCGCGGGCACGGCGCTGATGGCGCTGCTGCTCAAGCCGGGCGCGTCCCTGCTCGTCCCCGAGGTGGCCATGGGGGTGTTCGGCCTCGGCCTGGGCTTCGCCTCCACGTCGCTGCTCATCGCGGTGCAGACGAGCGTGGGCTGGGAGCTGCGAGGCGTGGCCACCGCGAGCAACATGTTCTTCCGCACCATCGGCGGGGCGCTGGGCGTGGGACTGATGGGCGGGGTGATGGTGTCCAAGCTGATGGAGGATCCCCACATTCCCCTGTCCGCGGCCAATCAGATCCTCAGTCCCGATCATGGTCGGGGCCTCGCGCCCGAGGTTCTGCGCACGCTCGGTGATGCGCTCGGCCGCGGCCTGTCCCTCAACTTCTGGCTCATCTGCGCCTCGGCCCTGGGCGCCTTCTCCGCCGGGCTCTTCTTCCCCCGGACCCGGCGCCCCACGCCCACGACGCTTCCCTCCAGCGACGCGGTGGCGCCGCACTGA
- a CDS encoding mechanosensitive ion channel family protein, with amino-acid sequence MESLIEQLKTLALTQALPFFMKLGAAIVLWFVGRSLIAGFQRVLNIALNKRKLDATLIRYTESLFSGAFTILLLLALLGMMGIETTSFAALLAAAGVAIGSAWAGLLGNFAAGVFLLVLRPFRVGDSISSAGVAGTVQEVGLFVTVLETPDNLRIIVGNSRLLGDNIVNYSHHANRQVSIKVPLRHGADVAAIKRALEERVAAVPGVLAQPALSIGFADFTVKGPVLMVQAWCQNASFGPVSGGMGEAIAEALILSGYAAPQGNVAPQIAKVG; translated from the coding sequence ATGGAATCACTCATCGAGCAGCTCAAGACCCTGGCCCTCACGCAGGCCCTCCCCTTCTTCATGAAGCTGGGTGCCGCGATCGTCCTCTGGTTCGTGGGGCGCTCACTCATCGCCGGTTTCCAGCGCGTGCTGAACATCGCGCTCAACAAGCGCAAGCTGGACGCCACGCTCATCCGCTACACCGAGTCGCTCTTCTCGGGTGCCTTCACCATCCTGCTGCTGCTGGCGCTGCTGGGGATGATGGGCATCGAGACCACCTCGTTCGCCGCGCTGCTGGCGGCGGCGGGCGTCGCCATCGGCTCGGCGTGGGCGGGCCTGTTGGGCAACTTCGCCGCGGGCGTCTTCCTGCTCGTGCTGCGGCCCTTCCGCGTCGGAGACTCGATCTCCTCGGCGGGGGTGGCGGGCACGGTCCAGGAGGTCGGTCTGTTCGTCACCGTCCTCGAGACGCCGGACAACCTGCGCATCATCGTGGGCAACAGCCGGTTGCTCGGCGACAACATCGTCAACTACAGCCACCACGCCAACCGGCAGGTCTCCATCAAGGTGCCGCTGCGGCACGGGGCCGACGTCGCCGCGATCAAGCGGGCCCTGGAGGAGCGGGTGGCCGCGGTGCCGGGGGTGCTGGCTCAGCCCGCGCTCTCCATCGGCTTCGCGGATTTCACCGTGAAGGGCCCCGTGCTGATGGTCCAGGCGTGGTGCCAGAACGCGTCGTTCGGCCCGGTGTCGGGCGGCATGGGCGAGGCCATCGCGGAGGCCCTGATCCTCTCGGGCTACGCCGCTCCCCAGGGCAACGTCGCTCCGCAGATCGCCAAGGTCGGCTGA
- a CDS encoding acetyl-CoA hydrolase/transferase C-terminal domain-containing protein, whose amino-acid sequence MSSLQKRIENAELLAKVVPVEEAVKHVTDGNTVAISGFTKSGEPKTFFPALARHFTETAPASRITLLSGASLADDVEGPMAPFIRKRGPYMSSAASRKLIHSGEMDFTDVHLSAFARNLMYGFYGEIDVAVVEVSRILADGSVILSSSVGISAEALFRARKVILEVNTAVPDYTGFHDIALPAVHPKVGWPLPLLNVRDRIGTPNVEFDHRKVVAVVESRTPDHPVPFKGTSETDRRIAQNVIAFLLQCRDQFGWGERLPPIQSGVGNVANAIIGELYTSPFQKIRFWTEVFQDGMLRYLEDDAKFENASATAVSFSADGRRRFMELFERCRDKLVLRPMWLSNSPEIISRLFVIAMNTPIEVDIYGHVNSTHIDGSRIVNGLGGSGDFFRNAYVSIVHTPSTRPLKDGRTVSCVMPYVRHIDHTEHDIKCVVTEHGYALNMDIRSPKRRAVDIIDKCAHPHFRPLLHAYLDMAGAGDEPRPTDLKALEGWWREYGEACTSFPKGG is encoded by the coding sequence ATGAGCTCACTGCAGAAGCGGATCGAGAACGCGGAGTTGTTGGCCAAGGTCGTCCCGGTGGAAGAGGCGGTCAAGCACGTCACCGACGGCAACACCGTGGCCATCAGTGGTTTCACCAAGTCGGGCGAGCCGAAGACCTTCTTCCCGGCCCTGGCCCGGCACTTCACCGAGACCGCCCCCGCCTCGCGCATCACGCTGCTCAGCGGTGCCTCGCTCGCCGACGACGTGGAGGGGCCCATGGCGCCCTTCATCCGCAAGCGCGGGCCGTACATGTCCTCGGCCGCCTCGCGCAAGCTCATCCACTCGGGGGAGATGGACTTCACCGACGTGCACTTGTCCGCCTTCGCGCGCAACCTCATGTACGGCTTCTATGGGGAGATCGACGTCGCCGTCGTCGAGGTGTCGCGCATCCTCGCGGACGGCAGCGTCATCCTCTCCTCGTCGGTGGGCATCTCCGCCGAGGCGCTCTTCCGGGCGCGCAAGGTCATCCTCGAGGTGAACACCGCGGTGCCGGACTACACGGGCTTCCACGACATCGCCCTGCCCGCGGTGCACCCCAAGGTGGGCTGGCCGCTGCCGCTGCTCAACGTGCGTGATCGCATCGGCACGCCCAACGTCGAGTTCGATCACCGCAAGGTGGTGGCCGTCGTCGAGTCGCGCACGCCCGACCATCCGGTGCCCTTCAAGGGCACGAGCGAGACGGACCGCCGCATCGCGCAGAACGTCATCGCCTTCCTGCTCCAGTGCCGCGATCAGTTCGGCTGGGGCGAGCGCCTGCCCCCCATCCAGTCCGGCGTGGGCAACGTGGCCAACGCCATCATCGGCGAGCTCTACACGTCCCCCTTCCAGAAGATCCGGTTCTGGACCGAGGTCTTCCAGGACGGAATGCTGCGCTACCTGGAGGACGACGCGAAGTTCGAGAACGCCTCGGCCACCGCGGTGTCCTTCTCGGCGGACGGGCGCCGGCGCTTCATGGAGCTGTTCGAGCGCTGCCGGGACAAGCTGGTGCTGCGGCCCATGTGGCTGTCCAACAGCCCGGAGATCATCTCCCGCCTGTTCGTCATCGCGATGAACACCCCCATCGAGGTGGACATCTACGGCCACGTCAACTCCACCCACATCGACGGCTCGCGCATCGTCAATGGGCTGGGGGGCTCGGGAGACTTCTTCCGCAACGCCTACGTGAGCATCGTGCACACGCCGTCCACCCGGCCGCTCAAGGACGGGCGCACGGTGAGCTGCGTGATGCCGTACGTGCGGCACATCGACCACACCGAGCACGACATCAAGTGCGTCGTCACTGAGCACGGCTACGCGCTCAACATGGACATCCGCTCGCCCAAGCGCCGCGCCGTGGACATCATCGACAAGTGCGCGCACCCGCACTTCCGTCCGCTGCTGCACGCCTACCTGGACATGGCGGGCGCGGGCGACGAGCCCCGGCCCACCGACCTCAAGGCCCTGGAGGGCTGGTGGCGCGAGTACGGCGAGGCCTGCACCTCCTTCCCCAAGGGCGGCTGA
- a CDS encoding BlaI/MecI/CopY family transcriptional regulator, which translates to MKKPVGEQELTLLRWVAEHGPVTVGEAAEKFGEPQGLARSTILTVMERLRGKGHLTRRKVEGVYQYSSSMPLAELLRGVVGDFVKKSLAGSLSPFATWLSETDEVSDEELRQLEDAVARLKSKKEGES; encoded by the coding sequence ATGAAGAAGCCGGTGGGAGAGCAGGAGTTGACGCTGCTGCGCTGGGTGGCGGAGCACGGCCCCGTCACCGTGGGGGAGGCGGCGGAGAAGTTCGGCGAGCCGCAGGGGCTGGCGCGCTCCACCATCCTCACGGTGATGGAGCGGCTGCGGGGCAAGGGGCACCTCACCCGGCGCAAGGTGGAGGGCGTCTACCAGTACAGCTCGAGCATGCCGCTGGCGGAGCTCCTGCGGGGCGTGGTGGGGGACTTCGTGAAGAAGTCGCTGGCGGGCTCGCTGTCGCCCTTCGCCACGTGGCTGTCGGAGACCGACGAGGTCAGCGACGAGGAGCTGCGCCAGCTCGAGGACGCCGTCGCCCGGCTCAAGTCGAAGAAGGAGGGGGAGTCATGA
- a CDS encoding M56 family metallopeptidase, translating to MSALDWNMSREFALAVARTLWQVSWQAALWALGVWALTRVWPRLPASVRTTLWWLVALKCLVGLCAVGAVRLPLLPAPETSTARGEAVAPGLALPHDDARPVDAPHAPVREETPTEGPPWKEGVLLLWLGGLAWQGRELLQGLVRLRRIRREARPLEDDALHQAAMTLGRELGLARVPPLLVSEQAPSPLALGLPRPEIILPRRALESLSPLEQRMALAHELAHVRRRDLWLGWVPALARAVFFFHPLVRWACHEYALAREEACDAAALQATGAEPHDYGRLLLLFGVARAPAAAAASGAPSHLAALKRRIAMLEHADTDSKRHPHWARWVLGGLALVALVPFQVVAREAPVTATAPGVSGNLAVPLPALSAPRGDDGSALSYVLIDPPHHTTMSGSTEDLRVARALAGGGKEPLLYVRRDGQEYIIRDAATLKATLESFDTQRAIGEKQSELGHKQSELGHKQSELGHKQSELGQKQATIGMKMAAVAQKRANLALERHRLERTNAPASPEFERREQELEREMEPLEKQMEELGRQMEVFTQPMEELGRQMEELGKPMEELGRQMELANQEAQKKVRTLLDDAIRKGLAEPVKR from the coding sequence ATGAGCGCGCTGGACTGGAACATGAGCAGGGAGTTCGCGCTCGCCGTGGCGCGGACGCTGTGGCAGGTGTCCTGGCAGGCGGCCCTCTGGGCGCTGGGGGTGTGGGCCCTCACGCGCGTGTGGCCGAGGCTACCCGCCTCCGTGCGAACCACGCTGTGGTGGCTCGTGGCGCTCAAGTGCCTGGTGGGCCTGTGCGCGGTGGGAGCGGTGCGCCTGCCACTGCTGCCCGCGCCCGAGACGTCCACGGCGCGCGGGGAGGCGGTGGCCCCCGGGCTCGCGCTGCCTCACGACGACGCGCGGCCGGTGGACGCTCCGCACGCGCCCGTGCGCGAGGAGACGCCCACGGAGGGTCCGCCCTGGAAGGAGGGGGTGCTGCTGCTGTGGCTCGGGGGTCTCGCATGGCAGGGGCGGGAACTGCTCCAGGGACTGGTGCGCCTGCGCCGCATCCGGCGCGAGGCCCGGCCGCTCGAGGACGACGCGCTCCACCAGGCCGCGATGACGCTGGGGCGGGAGCTGGGCCTCGCACGGGTTCCCCCCTTGCTCGTCTCCGAGCAGGCGCCGAGCCCCCTCGCGCTCGGCCTGCCGCGCCCCGAGATCATCCTGCCGCGCCGCGCGCTGGAGTCGCTCTCTCCCCTGGAGCAGCGCATGGCGCTCGCGCACGAGCTCGCCCACGTGCGGCGCCGGGACCTGTGGCTCGGCTGGGTGCCGGCGCTCGCGCGGGCCGTGTTCTTCTTCCACCCGCTCGTGCGGTGGGCCTGCCACGAGTACGCGCTCGCCCGTGAGGAAGCCTGTGACGCCGCCGCGCTCCAGGCCACCGGCGCCGAGCCCCACGACTATGGACGCCTTCTGCTCCTCTTTGGTGTCGCCCGCGCGCCGGCCGCGGCGGCGGCATCCGGTGCACCGTCACACCTCGCGGCCCTGAAACGGAGAATCGCCATGCTGGAACACGCGGATACTGATTCGAAGCGTCACCCCCACTGGGCCCGCTGGGTGCTGGGAGGACTCGCCCTGGTGGCGCTCGTCCCCTTCCAGGTGGTCGCCCGCGAGGCCCCCGTCACCGCCACGGCTCCCGGTGTCTCGGGCAACCTCGCCGTGCCCCTTCCCGCGCTGAGCGCCCCGCGAGGGGACGACGGTTCCGCACTCTCGTATGTCCTCATCGATCCTCCCCACCACACGACCATGTCCGGCTCGACGGAGGACTTGAGGGTGGCACGCGCGCTGGCGGGAGGGGGAAAGGAGCCCCTCCTCTATGTGCGCCGGGACGGCCAGGAGTACATCATCCGGGACGCGGCGACGTTGAAGGCCACCCTGGAGTCGTTCGACACGCAGCGGGCCATCGGCGAGAAGCAATCCGAGCTGGGCCACAAGCAATCCGAGCTGGGCCACAAACAATCCGAGCTGGGCCACAAACAATCCGAGCTGGGCCAGAAGCAGGCGACCATCGGAATGAAGATGGCGGCAGTGGCGCAGAAACGAGCCAATCTCGCCCTGGAGCGGCATCGGCTGGAGAGAACGAACGCGCCGGCGTCCCCGGAGTTCGAGCGCCGGGAGCAGGAGCTGGAGCGCGAGATGGAGCCGCTCGAAAAGCAGATGGAGGAGCTCGGCCGGCAGATGGAGGTCTTCACCCAGCCGATGGAGGAGCTTGGCCGGCAGATGGAGGAGCTCGGCAAGCCGATGGAAGAGCTTGGCCGGCAGATGGAGTTGGCCAACCAGGAGGCGCAGAAGAAGGTGCGGACCCTGTTGGACGACGCGATCCGCAAGGGCCTGGCCGAGCCCGTGAAGCGCTGA
- a CDS encoding NAD(P)H-dependent oxidoreductase, with protein sequence MNVFIVHAHAEPQSFNGALTRHAQKVLSAQGHQVVVSDLYAMGWDPVSDRRNFVSRKDPTYFKQQLEELHAAESGGFVPEIKAELEKLLRCDVLIFQFPLWWFSLPAILKGWVERVFAMGTIYGGGRWFDTGVLRGKRAMLSFTTGGPESQFSEGGLSGPLEQLLFPIHHGIFRFTGFDVLPPFAAWSVAHVAEEARARYLEAYGQRLVSLETTEPLRFPAFSKFEPKTLSRERA encoded by the coding sequence ATGAATGTCTTCATCGTGCACGCGCACGCCGAGCCCCAGAGCTTCAATGGGGCGCTCACCCGTCATGCCCAGAAGGTGCTGAGCGCACAGGGGCACCAGGTCGTGGTGTCCGATCTCTACGCCATGGGGTGGGATCCCGTGTCGGATCGCCGCAACTTCGTGTCACGCAAGGATCCCACCTACTTCAAGCAGCAGTTGGAGGAGTTGCACGCGGCGGAGAGCGGGGGCTTCGTGCCGGAGATCAAGGCCGAGCTCGAGAAGCTCCTGCGGTGCGATGTGCTCATCTTTCAATTCCCCCTCTGGTGGTTCTCCCTGCCGGCCATCCTCAAGGGGTGGGTGGAGCGGGTGTTCGCCATGGGGACCATCTACGGCGGCGGCCGGTGGTTCGACACCGGGGTGCTGCGTGGAAAGCGGGCCATGCTCTCGTTCACGACGGGAGGCCCGGAGAGCCAGTTCTCCGAGGGCGGGTTGTCCGGTCCCCTGGAGCAGTTGCTCTTCCCCATCCATCACGGCATCTTCCGCTTCACGGGGTTCGACGTCCTGCCGCCGTTCGCCGCCTGGAGCGTCGCGCATGTCGCGGAGGAGGCAAGGGCCCGCTACCTCGAAGCCTATGGCCAGCGGCTCGTCTCGCTGGAGACGACGGAGCCGCTGCGCTTCCCGGCGTTCTCGAAGTTCGAGCCGAAGACGTTGTCACGCGAACGGGCCTGA